One genomic segment of [Phormidium] sp. ETS-05 includes these proteins:
- a CDS encoding DUF1565 domain-containing protein, whose amino-acid sequence MQLKSRQKVLLRSLALGATVALVAPAIIPVAVGAMGEKTPQTQAASRAQGLTNRSITIAQQTVLQVDPQSGNLRTITAALQQAGPGTVINLAPGTYGAGETFPLQLKEGVTLKGNDTQQGAGVVITGGGQYVSRTFARQNVTIVLGANSKISGVTVTNSNTRGTGIWVEDVKATISNSTLVNNNREGIFVAGKAAATIESNKFINNAANGVSVAGEAAGEIRNNLFEQTGFGVAVGGKATTAVTNNQIRGNRSGIVITNSARPMVQGNTIENNRDYGVVALDRAMPGMANNTFRGNGQQDSLLVNGGGGMQTAAVEPPPPPVTGNSQGAKFSCVQMSNGYATVAEKGSSAIPQPMIMWTRTNLGAELTPERRCQIVTDRLNKLVSDNGGNMDNLLFTIGTVNNQMVVCLVSDRASGCQPDNLLFTLSQQNASNAAEVLKSLIAFSVTGEGSPVFESEDDDGGGQPYAALSEVSDRLQTEQGLWFATP is encoded by the coding sequence ATGCAGTTAAAATCTCGCCAAAAAGTTTTACTTAGGAGTTTAGCCCTAGGGGCTACAGTAGCTTTAGTGGCACCAGCCATCATACCAGTAGCGGTAGGGGCAATGGGAGAGAAAACCCCACAGACTCAAGCAGCCAGCAGAGCCCAAGGTTTAACCAATAGGAGCATCACTATTGCCCAGCAAACAGTGCTGCAAGTTGACCCCCAAAGTGGCAATTTACGCACAATTACGGCGGCCTTACAGCAAGCTGGACCGGGGACAGTAATTAATCTAGCTCCCGGCACTTATGGTGCAGGGGAAACATTTCCTCTGCAACTAAAAGAAGGAGTTACTCTTAAAGGCAATGATACTCAGCAAGGAGCGGGGGTAGTCATCACCGGTGGCGGCCAGTATGTCAGCCGCACTTTTGCCCGCCAAAATGTGACGATCGTCCTCGGTGCCAACAGTAAAATTAGCGGCGTTACCGTCACCAACTCCAACACCCGAGGTACTGGGATTTGGGTGGAAGATGTGAAAGCTACCATCAGTAACAGCACCTTGGTTAACAATAACCGCGAAGGGATTTTCGTGGCTGGGAAGGCAGCGGCGACGATTGAAAGCAATAAATTTATCAATAACGCCGCTAATGGTGTATCGGTGGCAGGAGAAGCAGCCGGAGAAATCCGCAACAATTTATTTGAACAAACCGGTTTTGGGGTGGCAGTAGGGGGGAAAGCCACAACGGCGGTGACAAATAACCAAATTCGTGGCAACCGTAGTGGGATTGTCATCACCAACAGTGCCCGCCCGATGGTACAGGGTAACACGATCGAAAATAATCGCGATTATGGGGTGGTTGCCCTCGATCGAGCCATGCCGGGAATGGCAAACAACACATTTCGCGGTAACGGACAACAAGATAGTTTGCTCGTCAACGGTGGCGGTGGGATGCAGACCGCCGCAGTAGAGCCACCGCCTCCCCCAGTAACGGGGAACTCTCAGGGGGCGAAATTTAGCTGCGTCCAGATGAGTAATGGTTACGCCACCGTTGCCGAAAAAGGCAGCAGCGCCATCCCACAACCGATGATTATGTGGACCCGGACGAACCTGGGAGCGGAATTGACCCCAGAAAGGCGGTGCCAAATTGTCACAGACCGCTTGAATAAGCTGGTAAGTGACAATGGAGGCAATATGGATAATTTGCTATTCACGATCGGCACCGTGAACAATCAGATGGTGGTGTGCTTGGTGAGTGATCGAGCCTCCGGTTGTCAACCCGATAACCTGCTATTTACCCTCAGCCAGCAAAATGCCAGCAATGCTGCCGAAGTTCTGAAAAGTCTGATTGCCTTCAGCGTCACCGGTGAGGGCTCCCCCGTTTTTGAATCCGAAGACGATGATGGCGGCGGGCAACCCTATGCCGCTTTATCAGAAGTCAGCGACCGACTCCAAACGGAACAAGGCTTGTGGTTTGCCACCCCATAA
- a CDS encoding DUF6679 family protein, translated as MLHRKIYQLCCDGREVCIFLRDQQRWIDRAKILDIEGDLVTIRYETDEDDEIASWEEMVRLESIGSISQKLASISKGNFDPPIADDCPEAEQIPKHSPESEP; from the coding sequence ATGCTACACCGCAAGATTTATCAACTCTGCTGCGATGGTCGTGAGGTCTGCATTTTCTTGCGGGATCAGCAGCGTTGGATTGACCGGGCTAAGATCCTTGATATCGAAGGAGACTTAGTGACTATCCGCTACGAAACCGATGAGGACGACGAAATCGCTTCTTGGGAAGAGATGGTTCGTCTGGAAAGCATCGGCTCTATTAGCCAAAAACTGGCTTCTATCTCTAAGGGTAATTTTGACCCCCCGATCGCCGATGACTGTCCCGAAGCCGAACAAATTCCCAAGCACTCTCCCGAATCTGAACCTTAG